In Cicer arietinum cultivar CDC Frontier isolate Library 1 chromosome 1, Cicar.CDCFrontier_v2.0, whole genome shotgun sequence, one DNA window encodes the following:
- the LOC101505049 gene encoding uncharacterized protein — translation MDFTKTHAVLLIVTVSLLFAPTSYAARTTEARIWNMCKPTTNPVVCYKTILPEATKTQKFNMYKALEVEIQAAQTQVIQTATNIATLIFQSSNNKDVSDALNTCKDQFSNIVDAITESVDLVSKRNVGEARFKFSAVISYYSACKDAFTESNITFPIAADAQAVYDLGGNCLDLMKAIEDKERARRT, via the coding sequence ATGGATTTCACCAAAACCCATGCTGTTCTCCTAATTGTAACAGTCTCTTTGCTATTTGCACCCACCAGTTACGCTGCTCGCACCACCGAAGCACGTATTTGGAACATGTGCAAACCAACAACAAACCCAGTAGTATGTTACAAAACAATATTACCCGAAGCAACTAAAACTCAAAAATTCAACATGTACAAAGCTCTTGAGGTTGAGATCCAAGCAGCACAAACACAAGTCATTCAAACCGCCACTAACATTGCAACTTTAATCTTTCAATCCAGTAACAACAAAGACGTTTCCGATGCACTCAATACTTGTAAGGATCAATTTAGCAACATTGTCGATGCCATAACCGAATCGGTTGATTTGGTATCCAAACGCAATGTTGGGGAAGCAAGGTTCAAATTTAGCGCGGTTATTTCTTACTATTCCGCTTGTAAAGATGCTTTTACCGAAAGTAACATTACTTTTCCTATTGCCGCCGATGCTCAAGCAGTTTATGATCTTGGTGGAAATTGTTTGGATTTAATGAAAGCCATTGAAGATAAAGAGAGAGCCCGTAGAACATAA
- the LOC101492118 gene encoding protein ROOT HAIR DEFECTIVE 3 homolog 2 produces the protein MDTIDHCSATQLIDGDGVFNVTGLDNFINTSNLASCGLSYAVVAIMGPQSSGKSTLMNHLFRTSFREMDAFRGRSQTTKGIWIAKCTGIEPCTIAMDLEGTDGRERGEDDTAFEKQSALFALAVSDIVLINMWCHDIGREQAANKPLLKTVFQVMMRLFSPRKTTLLFVIRDKTKTPLENLEPILREDIQKIWDAVPKPQALVHTPLSEFFNVEVTALSSYEDKEYKFKEEVAQLRQRFFHSIAPGGLAGDRRGVVPASAFSISAQHIWKVIRENKDLDLPAHKVMVATVRCEEIAYEKLSELRSDKGWLELEEAVELGPVQGFGEKCSSIIDTYLSLYDEETIFFDEAVRNAKRKQLESNALDLVYPTYTTMLGHLRSKAFDDFKTKLDQSLNNGEGFASSVRMWSQSIMLEFDKGFDDAGVRQANWGSSKVRDKLRRDIESHALSVCSAKLSEITTNFEKHLAKALAEPVESLFEAGGKDTWLSIRKLLKRETETAIADFAACVAGFELEEETVEKMQQSLRDYARTLVESKAREEAAKVLIRMKDRFSTVFNHDSDSLPRVWTGNEDIRAITRDARSASLKLLSDMAAIRLDEKPDRVERILQLSLIDKTSAATSSQYTDREVSVDPLASSTWEEVSPGDILISPVQCKSLWRQFQGETEYTITQAIAAQEAYKRNNNWLPPAWTIMAMAIFGFNEFMMLLKNPLLILGIFVAYLIGKAIWIQLDIAGEFRHGTLPGILSVSSKVFPAVMNLLKRLAEEAQGNPTPEGREPHRSDSQIFRNEVQKPDSVSSSISNSALSSVGSSEGDNEYSTTNSSQRRRTNVPEAELS, from the exons ATGGATACAATCGATCATTGCTCCGCCACGCAACTCATTGACGGTGACGGAGTTTTCAACGTCACCGGTCTCGATAATTTCATCAACACTTCAAATCTCGCCTCTTGTGGTCTTTCTTACGCCGTCGTTGCTATCATGGGACCTCAAAGTAGCg GGAAGAGCACTTTGATGAATCACCTTTTCCGCACTAGTTTCAGGGAGATGGATGCATTTAGGGGAAG ATCTCAAACCACCAAGGGAATTTGGATAGCTAAGTGTACTGGAATTGAGCCGTGCACAATTGCTATGGATTTAGAGGGTACTGATGGAAGGGAGAGGGGTGAG GATGATACCGCTTTTGAGAAGCAGAGTGCTCTTTTTGCTTTGGCAGTATCGGATATCGTTCTCATAAATAT GTGGTGTCATGATATTGGTCGTGAACAAGCAGCCAATAAACCtcttttaaaaactgtttttcaG gtCATGATGCGTTTATTTAGTCCTCGGAAGACAACATTGCTTTTTGTTATACGTGATAAAACAAAG ACTCCGCTGGAAAATCTGGAGCCTATTCTAAGAGAAGATATtcaaaag ATTTGGGATGCAGTTCCAAAACCTCAAGCGCTTGTACACACTCCTCTTAGTGAATTTTTCAAT GTGGAGGTTACTGCTTTGTCAAGCTATGAGGACAAAGAATACAAATTCAAAGAGGAG GTTGCTCAATTACGACAACGTTTTTTCCATTCTATAGCACCTGGAGGTCTTGCTGGTGATCGGCGTGGTGTTGTGCCCGCATCTGCTTTTTCTATTAGTGCACAACACATATGGAAAGTCATACGAGAGAACAAGGATCTTGATCTCCCAGCTCACAAG GTAATGGTTGCAACTGTGCGTTGTGAAGAGATTGCTTATGAAAAGCTTAGTGAACTACGTTCTGACAAG GGTTGGCTGGAGTTGGAGGAAGCTGTTGAATTAGGTCCAGTACAAGGCTTTGGGGAAAAGTGTAGCTCCATAATTGATACCTACCTTTCTCT ATATGACGAGGAGACAATCTTCTTTGATGAAGCTGTGAGAAATGCAAAACGGAAGCAGTTGGAATCAAATGCATTGGAT CTAGTATACCCTACTTATACAACAATGCTAGGGCATCTACGCTCTAAAGCTTTTGACGATTTCAAGACTAAGCTGGATCAATCACTAAACAACGGAGAAGGGTTTGCTTCATCTGTTCGCATGTGGAGTCAGTCTATTATGCTTGAGTTTGATAAAGGATTTGATG ATGCTGGTGTAAGGCAGGCTAATTGGGGTTCTTCAAAAGTGCGAGATAAGCTTCGTCGTGATATTGAGTCACATGCTTTATCTGTGTGCAGTGCGAAATTATCGGAGATAACAACTAATTTTGAG AAACATCTGGCCAAGGCATTGGCCGAGCCTGTGGAGTCTCTCTTTGAAGCAGGAGGAAAGGACACCTGGCTTTCAATAAGAAAACTTCTTAAACGTGAAACTGAAACTGCCATAGCAGACTTTGCAGCTTGTGTTGCTGGTTTTGAGCTGGAAGAAGAAACTGTTGAAAAAATGCAACAAAGTTTAAGAGACTATGCTAGAACGTTGGTGGAAAGTAAAGCAAGAGAAGAAGCTGCAAAGGTCCTGATTCGCATGAAAGATAG GTTCTCTACGGTGTTTAATCATGACAGTGATTCACTCCCTAGGGTTTGGACTGGCAATGAAGATATCAGAGCTATTACAAGGGATGCTCGCTCTGCG TCCCTAAAGCTTCTATCGGATATGGCTGCTATACGGTTGGATGAGAAGCCAGATCGTGTTGAAAGAATACTTCAATTGTCTCTCATAGACAAAACAAGTGCTGCAACATCTTCTCAGTATACAGATAGAGAAGTTTCTGTGGATCCACTGGCTTCAAGCACGTGGGAGGAG GTTTCTCCGGGAGATATACTTATCTCTCCAGTGCAATGCAAGTCTTTGTGGAGACAATTCCAAGGTGAAACTGAGTATACAATTACACAGGCAATTGCAGCTCAG GAGGCCTACAAGCGGAACAACAATTGGTTACCTCCTGCATGGACAATAATGGCAATGGCCATATTTGGCTTTAATGAATTTATGATGCTCCTAAA AAACCCTCTCCTCATATTGGGTATATTTGTTGCCTATCTAATCGGGAAAGCCATTTGGATACAATTAGACATAGCTGGAGAGTTTCGACATGGCACT CTGCCTGGGATACTGTCTGTTTCGTCGAAGGTTTTCCCTGCCGTTATGAACCTTCTTAAACGGTTAGCTGAAGAAGCTCAGGGGAATCCAACACCTGAAGGAAGAGAACCACATCGTTCAGATTCTCAGATATTCAGAAATGAGGTACAAAAACCTGACTCAGTATCAAGCTCGATCTCCAATTCGGCTCTATCTAGTGTTGGCTCATCTGAGGGTGACAATGAATACTCAACCACAAACTCTTCTCAGAGACGAAGAACAAACGTTCCTGAAGCTGAATTGTCATGA
- the LOC101492459 gene encoding CBBY-like protein has product MATTTTTHSVAGSCSILSPRIYLQRIRIPRTFSYKNTCYFPIATNVTVSNQLSPFDFPGKSPRHTTAVFSASSTDDFHSPSEDFAVLLEVDGVLVDAYRVGNRLAFNKAFEKLGLDCANWNEPIYTDLLRRSAGDEEKMVFLYFNRIGWPSSLPTNEKGLFTKSVLQKKEKALEEFVTSKSLPLRPGVEQFIDDAYNEGIPVVILTAYSKSGDNIARSVMEKLGNDRIKKVSIVGIKEADQSLYGQLISGKVIASGLDEELAKEATRAASAERQRLAKEVASMLKLSVEIDTSLSESLDKIVAALHAGAECAGIPISNCVLVAGSQSGVAGAERAGMPCVVLRSSLTSRAEFPLAMATMDGFGGADLTIAKLRNLCKKKQPED; this is encoded by the exons atggcaacaacaacaacaactcaTTCAGTGGCAGGTTCATGTTCAATTCTTTCTCCACGTATATATCTACAACGTATTCGCATTCCTCGCACATTCAGCTATAAAAACACGTGCTACTTTCCCATCGCAACAAACGTAACCGTTTCCAATCAACTTTCCCCTTTCGATTTTCCCGGCAAATCTCCGCGCCACACCACCGCCGTTTTCTCCGCTTCATCCACCGACGACTTCCACAGCCCTTCTGAAGACTTCGCCGTTCTTCTCGAAGTCGACGG GGTTCTTGTTGATGCTTACCGTGTAGGAAATCGCCTAGCCTTCAATAAAG CATTTGAGAAACTTGGACTTGATTGTGCGAACTGGAACGAACCTATCTATACAGATCTTTTAAG AAGAAGCGCTGGGGATGAGGAAAAGATGGTATTCTTGTATTTTAATCGA ATTGGGTGGCCTTCGTCATTACCTACAAATGAGAAGGGACTCTTCACAAAAAGTGTTTTACAGAAAAAG GAAAAGGCTTTGGAAGAGTTTGTGACATCAAAAAGTCTACCTTTACGGCCTGGTGTTGAACA GTTTATTGATGATGCATACAATGAAGGAATTCCGGTGGTAATATTAACAGCCTACAGTAAAAGTGGTGATAATATTGCGAG GAGTGTAATGGAAAAGCTTGGCAATGATCGAATAAAAAAGGTGAGTATTGTGGGGATTAAGGAGGCTGATCAAAGTTTATATGGCCAACTCATCTCAGGAAAGGTGATTGCTTCTGGTTTGGATGAAGAGCTTGCCAAGGAAGCCACAAGAGCAG CTTCTGCTGAGAGACAAAGATTAGCAAAGGAGGTAGCATCCATGTTAAAGTTGAGTGTTGAGATTGATACCAGCTTATCCGAAAG TCTAGATAAGATTGTGGCTGCACTACATGCGGGAGCCGAATGTGCAGGGATACCTATCAGCAACTGTGTCCTTGTTGCAGGAAGCCAATCTGGAGTAGCTGGAGCTGAACGGGCTGGCATGCCATGTGTTGTTCTACGGAGCAG TTTGACATCTAGAGCTGAGTTTCCATTAGCAATGGCCACAATGGATGGGTTTGGAGGTGCAGATCTGACCATTGCAAAATTACGCAATCTATGCAAGAAGAAACAACCAGAGGATTGA